Within the Centropristis striata isolate RG_2023a ecotype Rhode Island chromosome 23, C.striata_1.0, whole genome shotgun sequence genome, the region ttaaccctttaaccaGCAGAACTCTTCACCGTGACGCTGCTACAGTTTATCATCGACATGCAGGAACACTTTGCTCTTTTATTTCCCAAAGTCAGAGTttattgaacacaaaaaaaagacaatatatatattttctgatGTGGTAATAAAAGTCCAGCGGCTGCACGTGAGAACAACCTGTCAGATCTCAGGATCTCTGGTTGTGGCGTTGGATCAGTGACCGGCCCGCTCTCTGCTCACTTCCTTCAAACCAAAGTTCGTCTCCTTCGTCTCTCGCAGCTTTCTGCTTCGTCGCGGCGACCTTAaactctctccctccctccggCTCCCTCCGTGCGGCTCAGTGGTCCAAAGTTAACGGCGCAGGTCTCGTGTTTGTCTACGATAGCTGCTTCATGTCGTACATCGGCACCTCGGACTCCTCCGCCTTGCCCTCGGTGGCGCCGGCGGTGGCGGCGTCGGGGCCGCCCTTGCGGCCCTTGGGAGGCGGGATGGGCGCGGCGCCCTCGGCGGCCCCCTCGGCGCCCTCCTGGCCCTCCGCCACCGTCCGCTCCTTCTTCAGGTTGAGCTTGGCGGGGACGCTCTTGCTGATGGTCTCCTTCAGCCTCGCCCCCGACTGCTTCATGCGTTCTCCGGACTGGCGGATCTTCTCGCGCCGCTCGGCCGTCACGATGCGCTCGCCGAACTTGTTGACCTTTGAACCCAGGTTCTCGCGGGTCTTGCTCATGTTCTCCTTGGAGAACGTGGCCTTGAAGCTCTCGATGCGCGTCAGCCCCGACTTCTTCATGCGGCCGCCCGCCGACTccgcctcctccaccaccatgtACTCCTCGTCAGACTCCAGAGGCAGCTCGAACTTGTCCGGCTCCACCTCGGGCCTggcgccgccgccgccgccgccgctggACTCGGCCGGCTCGTTGCCCGGCGCGACGGCCTTCACCTCCTGGTCGCCCTGAGGAGCAACAACACACCACGGATCAACTCTACtgctacaatatatatatattataccttatataattttgtgtcttttttgagtaattatgtgtctttgttttggtcattttgtttcttctttaagtaattttgttttttttctgtcattttgtgtctttctttaataattttgtgtcttttttggtaattctgtgtaatttttggtaattttgtatatttttaaagtaattttatggggggggggggttgtcattttgtgtcttttgtttaaataattttgtgtcttttttggtaattctgtgtaatttttggtcattttgtgtcttttttaaaataattttgtgtcttttttggtaattctgtgtaatttttggtcatacTGCCttggatactgcctccagcggcccccaggtcatttgagtttgagacccctgctgtagaccACGGATCAACTCTACtgctacaatatatatattattatattataatacttTATTGATGAATTGGAAGACACGTAACACAAATGTTTTTGCTTTT harbors:
- the cavin4b gene encoding caveolae-associated protein 4b; translation: MTDKPGMAAAAGGDEAGSIMALLERVAGLMDSVQTTQQRMEERQLELENTVKTIQTDVVKLTSEHANTSSTVDRLLEKTRKVSRHIKDVRVRVENQNVRVKKVEATQGDLLAKNKFRVVIYQGDQEVKAVAPGNEPAESSGGGGGGARPEVEPDKFELPLESDEEYMVVEEAESAGGRMKKSGLTRIESFKATFSKENMSKTRENLGSKVNKFGERIVTAERREKIRQSGERMKQSGARLKETISKSVPAKLNLKKERTVAEGQEGAEGAAEGAAPIPPPKGRKGGPDAATAGATEGKAEESEVPMYDMKQLS